The following proteins come from a genomic window of Proteinivorax hydrogeniformans:
- a CDS encoding aspartate-semialdehyde dehydrogenase, which translates to MKKANLAIVGATGMVGQTIKRVLEERDFPVNNILFLASKRSAGKKVMFKGKEHVVLELTENSFKDIDIALFSAGGEISKKFAPIAKESGAVVVDNSSAWRMDDDVPLVVPEVNPEDAFSHKGIISNPNCSTIQAVLPLKVLDDLCKIKRVVYSTYQAVSGSGVAGVDDLKSGVQGKEPKNYPHPIAFNCLPHIDVFMDDGYTKEERKMIDETKKILKNSKMGVTATTVRVPVENGHSLSVNVELEKPYNLQSVLQALNDKEGIVVLDDIKNNVYPMAINAHNTDDVYVGRLRRDFSLENGLNLWVVADNIRKGASTNTVQIAELLLKED; encoded by the coding sequence ATGAAAAAAGCTAATTTAGCCATAGTAGGTGCTACAGGTATGGTGGGTCAAACCATTAAAAGAGTGTTAGAAGAGAGAGACTTTCCCGTAAATAACATTTTGTTTTTGGCATCTAAAAGATCTGCAGGCAAAAAGGTTATGTTTAAAGGAAAAGAACATGTTGTTTTAGAGCTTACGGAAAATTCTTTTAAGGATATAGACATAGCTTTATTTTCTGCAGGAGGAGAAATAAGCAAAAAATTTGCTCCAATTGCAAAAGAAAGCGGAGCTGTGGTGGTAGATAATAGCAGTGCATGGAGAATGGATGATGATGTACCTTTAGTGGTACCTGAAGTAAATCCAGAGGATGCCTTTAGTCATAAAGGGATAATATCAAACCCAAACTGCAGCACGATTCAAGCTGTGCTTCCTCTTAAAGTGTTAGACGACCTTTGTAAAATAAAGAGAGTGGTTTATTCAACATACCAAGCAGTTTCAGGCTCTGGTGTGGCAGGTGTAGATGATCTTAAGTCAGGCGTCCAAGGAAAAGAGCCTAAAAACTATCCGCATCCAATAGCATTTAACTGCCTACCACATATCGATGTCTTTATGGATGATGGATACACAAAAGAAGAAAGAAAAATGATAGATGAAACGAAGAAAATTCTTAAAAATAGCAAGATGGGAGTTACCGCTACTACGGTTAGAGTTCCTGTGGAGAATGGACATAGTCTATCAGTTAATGTTGAGCTAGAAAAGCCCTATAATCTACAAAGCGTCTTACAAGCTCTAAATGACAAGGAAGGTATAGTCGTATTAGATGATATAAAAAATAATGTGTATCCTATGGCAATTAACGCGCATAACACTGATGATGTATACGTAGGTAGGCTTAGAAGGGACTTTAGCTTGGAAAATGGTTTAAACCTATGGGTTGTTGCAGATAACATTAGAAAAGGAGCGTCAACCAATACGGTTCAAATAGCAGAACTTTTACTAAAGGAGGATTAA
- the dapF gene encoding diaminopimelate epimerase, giving the protein MHFEKYQGTGNDFIIFNGLENKIEDRETLARKVCHRRFGIGADGMMIVENSNIADVRMDFFNSDGTVAPMCGNGIRCFAKYVFDNKIVELEDFTVETLAGVMNVNLSIEGGLTRFVTINMGKPEFETSKEDVSIEANRIINKKLTFDEEPYFISVITMGTLHSVVFVDDLKSIDVNRQGKTIESAPIFPKKINVNFAEVMDNENIKVVTYERGAGQTLSCGTGAAATAVVSALVKGTGNDINVHVLGGKLQIKQLQKEVYMTGPAELICRGMYNF; this is encoded by the coding sequence TTGCACTTCGAAAAGTACCAAGGTACAGGTAATGACTTTATAATATTTAACGGACTGGAAAATAAAATTGAAGATAGAGAAACTTTAGCAAGGAAAGTTTGTCATAGAAGGTTTGGCATTGGTGCCGATGGAATGATGATAGTAGAAAATTCAAATATAGCTGATGTTAGGATGGATTTTTTTAACTCTGACGGCACAGTTGCACCTATGTGTGGAAACGGAATCAGGTGCTTTGCTAAATATGTTTTTGATAATAAAATAGTTGAACTAGAAGATTTCACCGTAGAAACTCTAGCGGGGGTTATGAATGTTAATCTATCAATTGAAGGTGGTTTAACAAGATTTGTTACAATTAATATGGGAAAACCTGAATTTGAGACTTCAAAAGAAGATGTTTCGATAGAGGCTAACAGGATTATTAACAAAAAGTTAACCTTTGATGAAGAACCTTACTTCATCTCTGTAATCACAATGGGGACTTTGCACAGTGTCGTTTTTGTTGATGATCTAAAAAGCATTGATGTAAACCGTCAAGGTAAAACTATAGAAAGTGCCCCAATTTTTCCAAAGAAAATCAACGTAAACTTTGCCGAAGTTATGGATAATGAAAATATAAAGGTTGTAACTTATGAAAGAGGAGCAGGTCAGACACTATCTTGTGGTACAGGTGCTGCAGCGACGGCTGTAGTTTCTGCTTTGGTAAAAGGAACAGGTAATGATATAAATGTTCATGTTCTAGGGGGAAAACTTCAAATTAAACAATTACAAAAAGAAGTTTATATGACTGGACCGGCGGAGCTAATCTGTCGAGGAATGTATAATTTTTAG
- a CDS encoding aspartate kinase has product MNTIVQKFGGSSLSSIDKMKTIADRVIRNRKNGFKMVVIVSAMGKTTNNLIELSNQACNAPSKRELDMLLATGEQVSASLLTMILKEKGYDSIALTGQQAGVKTTGIYCNTKIADIDVSTVKEYLNKDKIVIIAGFQGVNERGEVTTLGRGGSDTTAVAFAAKLGCKCEIYTDVEGIYSVDPRLYSKAQKLDVISYEEMKEMSQLGAKVMECRSVEIGHRYKVPIYVASSLSDASGTLIKEWDKQVEERSVTGLSVTDDVLMVTLKNIPHSSSNVAEVFTLLAEAGVSVDIISQTLPREGFVNLSFTASAKDYESVKEAMEVIAQKHSSVELEKDDEIIKLSVVGTGMRTQSGVAAKLFRVFADNQIEFQQVTTSEISISYTLDKAFKQKAVDVAATAFNL; this is encoded by the coding sequence TTGAATACTATAGTACAAAAATTTGGTGGGTCTTCACTTAGCTCTATAGACAAGATGAAGACTATAGCAGATAGAGTAATTAGAAATAGAAAAAATGGATTTAAAATGGTAGTGATAGTTTCAGCTATGGGAAAAACAACAAACAATCTTATAGAGCTATCAAACCAAGCATGTAACGCTCCTTCTAAAAGGGAATTAGATATGCTATTAGCTACCGGAGAGCAGGTTTCAGCATCTTTGCTTACAATGATCTTAAAAGAAAAAGGCTATGACTCTATAGCGTTAACAGGTCAGCAAGCAGGTGTCAAAACGACAGGAATATATTGTAACACAAAAATTGCTGATATAGACGTAAGTACTGTAAAAGAGTACTTAAATAAAGATAAAATTGTGATTATAGCTGGTTTTCAAGGGGTAAATGAAAGAGGGGAAGTCACTACCTTAGGTAGAGGAGGTAGCGACACCACCGCAGTAGCTTTTGCAGCAAAATTAGGTTGTAAATGCGAGATTTATACTGATGTGGAAGGTATATACAGTGTAGATCCTCGATTATATAGTAAAGCCCAAAAACTTGATGTTATAAGCTATGAGGAAATGAAGGAAATGTCGCAGCTAGGGGCAAAAGTAATGGAGTGTAGGTCGGTTGAAATTGGACATCGCTACAAGGTGCCTATATATGTAGCGTCAAGTTTAAGCGATGCCTCTGGCACTTTAATAAAGGAGTGGGATAAACAAGTGGAGGAAAGAAGCGTAACAGGACTATCAGTAACTGACGATGTGTTAATGGTTACATTAAAAAACATACCACATTCATCAAGTAATGTAGCAGAGGTTTTCACTCTGCTAGCAGAAGCAGGTGTCAGCGTTGACATAATAAGCCAGACATTGCCAAGAGAAGGTTTCGTTAACCTTTCATTTACAGCCTCTGCAAAGGACTATGAATCAGTAAAAGAAGCAATGGAAGTTATTGCTCAAAAGCACTCCAGCGTAGAGCTTGAAAAAGATGATGAAATTATCAAACTTTCTGTTGTAGGTACAGGCATGCGAACTCAATCTGGCGTGGCAGCTAAACTGTTTAGAGTATTTGCAGATAATCAAATAGAATTTCAACAGGTTACAACTTCAGAAATTAGCATATCCTATACTTTAGACAAAGCTTTTAAACAAAAAGCTGTAGATGTTGCTGCAACTGCTTTTAATCTGTAG
- the lysA gene encoding diaminopimelate decarboxylase — protein MKLFGTMEINSEGHLEIGGCDSVSLASEYGTPLYIVDEKNIRNRCRIYKESFTSESLQTEVIYASKAFLNIAMCKLIANEGLSLDVVSGGELYTAIKADFPRQKIYFHGNNKLESELYMAVENNVGRIIIDNVNEFKVLSTITKNIGAKVEVLLRVNPGIEAYTHEYISTTKSDSKFGESIFADGIYDFIKEINDDPNISFKGLHSHIGSQIFEEGSFLEQATVMLKFIKSLNNKIGVQVNELNLGGGFGIYYTESDDPIDLPSFFERLLSEIDEQSNLLGIIPPKVLIEPGRSIVANAGTTLYKVGSTKTTYSGKNYVFVDGSMADNIRPALYGAKHEFCLANRMNDKAEKDFAITGKCCESGDILGKSFKLAKPNRGDLVAVSSTGAYNYSMASNYNRLTKPAVVFVKDGKAKIVVRRETYEDIIKNDVDIEG, from the coding sequence GTGAAATTATTTGGTACAATGGAAATTAATAGTGAAGGGCATTTAGAAATTGGTGGTTGCGACTCTGTTAGCTTAGCTTCAGAGTACGGCACGCCGCTGTATATAGTCGATGAAAAAAACATTAGAAATCGGTGTAGAATTTATAAGGAATCTTTTACTAGCGAGAGTTTGCAAACGGAAGTAATCTATGCGTCAAAAGCTTTTTTGAATATTGCAATGTGTAAGCTAATTGCTAACGAAGGACTTTCTTTAGATGTAGTTTCTGGTGGAGAGCTATATACAGCTATAAAAGCTGATTTTCCCCGCCAAAAGATTTACTTTCACGGTAATAATAAACTAGAATCTGAGCTTTATATGGCAGTTGAGAATAATGTGGGAAGAATAATTATAGATAACGTAAACGAATTTAAAGTGCTTAGCACAATTACTAAAAATATAGGCGCAAAGGTTGAAGTGCTTTTGAGGGTTAACCCTGGTATTGAGGCTTATACCCACGAGTATATAAGCACTACAAAATCTGATTCTAAATTTGGGGAAAGTATTTTTGCAGATGGAATTTATGATTTCATAAAAGAAATAAATGACGATCCTAACATTTCATTTAAAGGGCTGCATAGTCACATTGGTTCGCAGATTTTTGAAGAAGGTTCATTTCTAGAACAAGCAACTGTAATGCTAAAATTCATTAAATCCTTAAATAACAAAATAGGAGTGCAAGTTAATGAACTCAATCTAGGGGGAGGGTTTGGGATATACTATACCGAATCTGATGACCCTATTGACTTGCCTAGTTTTTTTGAAAGGCTGCTAAGTGAAATAGATGAACAATCAAACCTTTTAGGGATCATTCCACCTAAGGTGCTCATCGAGCCAGGTAGGTCTATAGTTGCAAATGCCGGTACAACTTTGTACAAAGTTGGAAGTACCAAGACTACCTACAGTGGAAAAAACTATGTTTTTGTTGATGGTAGCATGGCTGATAATATTAGACCGGCTTTGTATGGTGCTAAACATGAGTTTTGTTTAGCTAATAGAATGAATGATAAAGCAGAAAAAGACTTTGCAATTACAGGAAAATGTTGTGAGTCAGGTGATATTTTAGGTAAGAGCTTTAAGCTTGCTAAACCAAATCGTGGCGACCTAGTCGCTGTATCCTCTACAGGCGCTTATAATTATAGTATGGCGTCAAATTATAACAGGCTGACAAAGCCGGCTGTCGTTTTTGTTAAAGATGGAAAAGCTAAGATAGTTGTTAGACGAGAAACCTATGAAGATATAATAAAAAACGACGTAGACATCGAAGGGTAG
- the ytfJ gene encoding GerW family sporulation protein: MSDHPIQGLMKTAMESIKEMVDVNTVIGDAIETPDGNVIIPISKVGFGFAAGGTEFENDEKDAEAFPFGGGSGGGVSVQPVGFLVVGNEQVRLLPVNNNAIFDRLIDLAPQILDKFQTLFDENGQEVDKNKLQKLEAELAQLKAEVEN, translated from the coding sequence TTGTCAGATCATCCAATTCAAGGGTTAATGAAAACCGCTATGGAAAGCATTAAAGAAATGGTAGATGTAAATACCGTTATTGGTGATGCCATTGAAACCCCCGATGGCAATGTGATAATACCTATTTCCAAAGTAGGTTTCGGTTTTGCTGCAGGGGGGACTGAGTTTGAAAATGATGAAAAAGATGCAGAAGCTTTTCCGTTTGGTGGCGGTAGTGGTGGTGGGGTGTCGGTACAGCCAGTAGGTTTTTTAGTGGTTGGAAACGAACAAGTGCGCTTGCTACCTGTAAACAATAACGCCATCTTTGACCGCCTTATTGACCTCGCTCCTCAAATTTTAGACAAGTTCCAAACCCTTTTTGATGAGAACGGTCAAGAAGTGGATAAGAACAAACTTCAAAAGTTAGAAGCAGAGCTTGCACAGCTCAAGGCTGAAGTGGAGAATTAA
- a CDS encoding DUF2953 domain-containing protein, whose protein sequence is MSWLRLVPLFMVTIYLIIFISPVRLHILIKHGAKEKDVVLGVRLLWGLIRYNIDIPKLVYKDKKVELEAEFEKAKKKPFFDIHKKVGLKKEVLALVLNERKNFKKISSNIMKYSKKWVRVLELEWKTTYGTTDAADTGLLYGVLWQVKITMVGVVGKVAKLGKPAISIVPKFNKTVFSTKLNCIITFPLGYIITVGIYLLFFLIKTKIKYLRGVNFVRSSNSRVNENRYGKH, encoded by the coding sequence ATGTCTTGGTTGAGACTTGTCCCTCTTTTCATGGTAACAATATACTTAATAATCTTTATATCCCCAGTTCGGCTTCACATACTTATTAAGCATGGAGCTAAAGAAAAAGATGTCGTCTTAGGTGTTAGACTGTTGTGGGGGTTAATTAGGTACAATATTGACATTCCCAAACTAGTTTATAAAGATAAAAAAGTTGAATTAGAAGCAGAGTTTGAAAAAGCTAAGAAAAAGCCTTTTTTTGATATTCATAAAAAAGTTGGGCTAAAAAAAGAAGTGCTAGCCTTGGTGCTAAATGAGCGAAAAAACTTTAAAAAGATATCAAGTAATATTATGAAGTATAGTAAAAAATGGGTAAGAGTATTAGAACTTGAATGGAAAACAACTTACGGAACTACGGATGCGGCGGACACAGGATTATTATATGGGGTTTTGTGGCAGGTAAAAATTACCATGGTTGGTGTTGTTGGAAAAGTTGCTAAACTAGGAAAACCTGCTATATCAATTGTCCCTAAATTTAATAAAACTGTTTTTTCTACCAAGCTAAACTGTATAATAACATTTCCATTAGGCTATATTATAACTGTTGGTATATATTTATTGTTTTTTTTAATAAAAACCAAAATAAAATACTTAAGGGGTGTTAATTTTGTCAGATCATCCAATTCAAGGGTTAATGAAAACCGCTATGGAAAGCATTAA
- the scpB gene encoding SMC-Scp complex subunit ScpB, whose amino-acid sequence MEQRGNIYDCLEALLFAAGEPVTIDQISEALELTQLQVNKLMEELIAQKEKSGGLMIKEVAGGYQMCSKPQYHKFIQKLFGETRHNNLTNATVETLAIIAYKQPITRAEIEDVRGVKVEKAISTLLARELIEEVGRKECTGRPILYGTTEEFLKQFGLGDLEDLPTPSDR is encoded by the coding sequence TTGGAACAAAGGGGAAACATCTACGATTGCCTAGAGGCATTGCTATTTGCAGCTGGTGAACCAGTTACAATAGACCAAATTTCTGAGGCGTTAGAATTGACTCAGCTACAAGTGAATAAACTAATGGAAGAGCTAATAGCTCAAAAAGAAAAAAGTGGGGGATTAATGATAAAAGAGGTCGCAGGAGGATATCAAATGTGCTCCAAACCCCAATACCATAAGTTTATACAAAAGCTTTTTGGAGAAACCAGACATAATAACCTAACAAACGCCACAGTAGAAACCCTAGCCATTATCGCCTATAAACAGCCAATTACCCGAGCAGAGATAGAGGACGTAAGAGGTGTAAAAGTAGAAAAAGCTATCTCAACCTTGCTAGCAAGAGAGTTGATAGAAGAAGTAGGTAGAAAAGAATGTACAGGAAGACCAATCCTATACGGAACGACTGAGGAGTTTTTAAAGCAGTTTGGGTTAGGGGATTTAGAGGATCTACCAACACCCTCAGACCGCTAA
- a CDS encoding segregation/condensation protein A, producing the protein MEFKVKLEQFEGPFDLLLHLVEKAEVDINEISISQITDEYLRYVEELEKLDLEGVSEFLVVAATLIDIKSRSLLPKRKKIISENEEIEDPREQLVRRLLEYKRYKEVSTILEEMAERQNAFHTRPPEVIKEKKGPVKLSLNSLYSAFQRALDKSPIKEEKPHEVKKEKITIDDKMVTLKKKLYKSKSLSFNDIMLECKSREEMVLTFLAMLELIRVNEISVTQKEYFGDIIIKAKKRGDENWNKGETSTIA; encoded by the coding sequence ATGGAGTTTAAAGTAAAGCTTGAGCAATTTGAAGGACCATTTGATCTTTTGCTTCATTTAGTGGAAAAAGCAGAGGTAGATATAAATGAGATATCTATATCTCAAATAACTGATGAATACCTTCGATATGTGGAGGAGTTAGAGAAACTTGATCTAGAAGGGGTAAGTGAGTTTTTAGTTGTAGCTGCTACATTGATAGATATTAAAAGTCGCTCGCTACTTCCTAAGCGGAAAAAAATAATTTCTGAAAATGAAGAAATAGAGGATCCTCGAGAACAATTGGTTCGTCGGCTTTTAGAGTACAAAAGATATAAAGAAGTATCTACTATTTTAGAAGAAATGGCGGAAAGACAAAATGCGTTTCATACCAGACCTCCTGAAGTAATCAAAGAAAAGAAAGGACCGGTTAAACTATCGCTTAATAGTTTATACTCTGCATTTCAGAGAGCGCTTGATAAATCACCAATTAAAGAAGAAAAACCGCACGAAGTAAAGAAAGAAAAAATAACCATCGATGACAAAATGGTTACATTAAAAAAGAAATTGTATAAATCAAAAAGTCTAAGCTTTAATGATATAATGCTAGAATGCAAAAGTAGAGAGGAAATGGTGCTAACCTTCCTAGCTATGCTGGAGCTTATAAGAGTTAATGAGATTAGTGTAACTCAAAAAGAATACTTTGGAGATATAATCATAAAAGCTAAAAAAAGAGGGGATGAAAATTGGAACAAAGGGGAAACATCTACGATTGCCTAG
- a CDS encoding site-2 protease family protein, with amino-acid sequence MGFLDGILYVIPAVLLAMTVHEYAHAKMAHSLGDNTAQREGRLTLNPLEHVDPLGLLMLIIVRFGWAKPVPINPFNFKGNRDAGIIKVSLAGPLANLALAFVSLVLLRVVATIGASLPLQSDLLGVIQALQTFFMLLARLNLYFMVFNLIPLPPLDGSKILTSVLSPKARMQYQQVEAYAPLILILLLVTRTLPRILVPIAETILSTLFFIVFGII; translated from the coding sequence TTGGGATTTTTAGATGGAATACTATACGTTATACCAGCTGTGCTACTTGCAATGACAGTACATGAGTACGCGCATGCAAAAATGGCACACTCTTTAGGTGATAATACAGCGCAAAGAGAGGGAAGACTTACTTTAAATCCTTTAGAGCATGTGGATCCCTTGGGTCTTTTAATGTTAATTATAGTAAGATTTGGTTGGGCAAAACCTGTTCCAATAAACCCTTTTAACTTTAAAGGGAATAGAGACGCCGGCATAATTAAGGTTTCTTTGGCGGGACCGCTTGCAAACTTGGCTCTTGCCTTTGTCTCTTTGGTCCTATTAAGGGTTGTGGCAACAATAGGTGCTTCTTTACCTTTGCAAAGTGACCTTTTAGGAGTAATACAAGCCTTGCAAACTTTTTTTATGTTGCTAGCTAGACTTAATTTATACTTTATGGTATTTAACCTGATTCCTCTACCACCTTTAGATGGCTCTAAAATTCTTACAAGTGTACTTTCACCTAAAGCAAGAATGCAGTATCAACAAGTAGAGGCATATGCGCCGTTAATACTAATACTACTTTTGGTAACAAGAACCTTGCCGAGAATTTTAGTTCCTATTGCGGAAACAATTCTTAGTACTCTGTTCTTTATTGTTTTCGGAATTATTTAG